In a genomic window of Lacrimispora sp. BS-2:
- the purD gene encoding phosphoribosylamine--glycine ligase, producing the protein MKILVIGGGGREHAIVWKISKSPKVDKIYCAPGNAGIAELAECVDLGVMDFDRQVAFAREKEIDLTIIGPDDPLVAGAVDAFEAAGLRVFGPRKRAALLEGSKSFSKDLMKKYEIPTAAYEIFDSPGEALSYVKTAPMPIVLKADGLALGKGVLICSTKEEAENGVKDLMLDKRFGSAGDRIVVEEFMTGREVSVLSFVDGKTVKIMTSAQDHKRAKDGDQGLNTGGMGTFSPSPFYTEEVDRFCKQYIYQATVDAMKAEGREFKGIIFFGLMLTEKGPRVLEYNARFGDPETQVVLPRMKNDIVEVFEACIDGTLDQVDLQFEDNAAVCVVLASDGYPEKYEKGYPITGLEAFQGQDRYFAFHAGSKLDGSGTVVTNGGRVLGVTAIGRDLKEARANAYQAAEWVSFENKYMRQDIGKGIE; encoded by the coding sequence ATGAAGATTTTGGTCATAGGCGGAGGCGGGCGGGAGCATGCCATTGTATGGAAAATCTCCAAAAGCCCTAAGGTTGATAAAATATATTGTGCTCCCGGAAACGCAGGAATCGCAGAGCTTGCGGAATGCGTGGATTTGGGGGTAATGGATTTTGACAGGCAGGTGGCATTTGCCAGGGAAAAGGAGATCGATTTAACCATCATAGGACCGGATGATCCCCTGGTGGCCGGAGCGGTGGATGCATTTGAAGCAGCAGGGCTAAGGGTGTTCGGCCCCCGAAAACGTGCTGCATTGCTGGAAGGCTCCAAGTCATTTTCCAAGGATTTGATGAAAAAGTATGAAATTCCCACAGCGGCATATGAAATCTTCGATTCTCCGGGGGAGGCATTAAGCTATGTGAAAACAGCCCCAATGCCCATTGTATTAAAGGCTGACGGCCTGGCTTTGGGAAAGGGCGTTTTAATATGCAGCACAAAGGAAGAAGCTGAAAACGGGGTAAAGGACTTGATGCTTGATAAGCGGTTTGGCTCCGCAGGGGACCGGATCGTGGTGGAAGAGTTTATGACTGGCCGGGAGGTATCGGTGCTTTCCTTTGTAGATGGAAAGACTGTTAAAATTATGACATCCGCCCAGGATCATAAGCGGGCAAAGGATGGAGACCAGGGCCTTAATACGGGAGGAATGGGGACCTTTTCTCCAAGCCCCTTTTATACGGAAGAAGTGGACAGGTTTTGTAAGCAATATATTTATCAGGCCACTGTGGATGCCATGAAAGCAGAGGGCCGGGAATTTAAGGGGATTATATTCTTTGGTCTGATGCTGACGGAAAAGGGCCCCAGAGTATTGGAATATAATGCCAGGTTCGGCGACCCTGAAACACAGGTGGTGCTTCCCAGGATGAAAAATGACATTGTAGAGGTTTTTGAGGCCTGCATTGACGGGACGCTGGATCAGGTAGACCTGCAGTTTGAAGATAATGCGGCGGTCTGTGTGGTACTGGCATCGGATGGTTATCCGGAAAAGTATGAAAAGGGGTATCCCATTACAGGGCTGGAAGCATTTCAGGGGCAGGACAGATATTTTGCCTTTCATGCAGGAAGTAAACTGGACGGCAGCGGAACAGTGGTGACCAATGGCGGAAGAGTGCTGGGAGTGACGGCAATCGGAAGAGATTTAAAGGAAGCCAGAGCAAATGCCTATCAGGCGGCGGAATGGGTTTCTTTTGAGAATAAGTATATGAGGCAGGATATTGGCAAAGGGATTGAGTAG
- a CDS encoding AraC family transcriptional regulator, protein MEEKIEAVQRMQDYIAEHLSENITLTALSSVSYFSPWYSYRLFLQHTSMTPADYIRRFRLSKSAIKLRDESCKIIDAALELGFGSVDGYQRAFFREFGCNPKEYAKSPVPLYLFTPYGVKYRIPGKEKQMETVKSVFVQVMEKPERKVLIKRGVKAADYFAYCQEVGCDVWGLLQSIKSIGGEPVCLWLPAKHIAPGTSEYVQGVEVPVTYDGIVPDGFDVIELPAAKYLMFQGEPFAEEDYCKAIEDVQTAIGKYDPAVIDAQWDSSNPRIQLEPIGSRGYIELLPIK, encoded by the coding sequence ATGGAAGAAAAAATCGAAGCTGTCCAGCGGATGCAGGATTATATTGCAGAACACCTGTCTGAGAATATCACATTGACTGCTTTATCAAGCGTTTCATATTTTTCACCGTGGTACTCCTATCGTCTGTTTTTGCAGCACACCAGCATGACGCCAGCCGATTATATTCGGCGCTTTCGGCTCTCTAAGTCAGCAATCAAACTGCGGGATGAATCCTGCAAAATTATAGATGCAGCTTTGGAACTTGGATTTGGCAGTGTAGACGGCTATCAGCGGGCATTCTTCCGTGAGTTCGGGTGCAATCCCAAGGAGTATGCGAAAAGCCCTGTTCCGCTCTATCTTTTCACACCTTATGGAGTCAAATATCGAATACCCGGAAAGGAGAAACAGATGGAAACTGTAAAAAGTGTATTTGTGCAGGTTATGGAAAAGCCGGAACGAAAGGTACTGATCAAGAGAGGGGTAAAAGCTGCCGACTATTTCGCTTATTGCCAGGAGGTTGGCTGTGATGTGTGGGGGCTTTTGCAAAGCATCAAATCCATTGGCGGTGAACCGGTCTGCCTGTGGCTGCCCGCAAAGCATATTGCCCCCGGCACCTCGGAGTATGTGCAGGGCGTTGAAGTGCCGGTGACTTATGATGGGATTGTTCCCGATGGATTTGATGTTATTGAGCTTCCTGCCGCAAAATACCTGATGTTTCAGGGAGAACCCTTTGCTGAAGAGGATTACTGTAAGGCCATCGAAGATGTGCAGACAGCTATCGGGAAGTACGATCCTGCTGTCATTGATGCACAGTGGGATTCATCAAACCCCCGAATCCAGCTTGAGCCTATAGGCTCAAGAGGCTACATCGAACTTCTGCCAATCAAATAA
- the purN gene encoding phosphoribosylglycinamide formyltransferase has product MLKIGILVSGGGTNLQAVLDAIDCGRITNAEVKVVISNNRNAYALERARNHGIEAFCVSPGDFQEREEFYEALLSKIDQYCLDLIVLAGYLVAVPATMIQKYRNRIINVHPSLIPSFCGKGYYGLKVHEAALARGVQVTGATVHYVDEGMDTGPILLQKAVEVREGDTPEILQRRVMEEAEWQILPKAIQLIANGQEES; this is encoded by the coding sequence ATGCTGAAAATCGGTATATTGGTTTCCGGCGGGGGAACCAATCTTCAGGCAGTTTTGGACGCCATAGACTGTGGAAGGATCACAAATGCAGAGGTAAAGGTGGTCATCAGCAATAACCGGAACGCTTATGCCCTGGAAAGAGCCAGAAACCATGGAATTGAGGCTTTCTGCGTTTCTCCCGGGGATTTTCAGGAAAGAGAAGAGTTTTATGAAGCGCTTCTTTCGAAGATAGACCAGTACTGCCTTGATCTGATCGTTCTGGCCGGATATCTGGTTGCTGTTCCGGCAACCATGATACAAAAGTACAGAAACCGGATCATTAACGTTCACCCGTCCCTTATCCCGTCTTTTTGCGGAAAAGGGTATTATGGGCTTAAGGTTCATGAGGCTGCCCTGGCACGGGGAGTGCAGGTTACGGGAGCCACGGTCCACTATGTAGATGAGGGGATGGATACGGGACCAATTCTTTTGCAGAAGGCAGTAGAGGTCCGGGAAGGAGATACGCCGGAGATTTTACAGCGGCGTGTCATGGAAGAGGCGGAATGGCAGATCCTTCCCAAAGCCATACAGCTGATTGCAAACGGACAGGAGGAATCGTAA
- a CDS encoding arsenate reductase ArsC, with protein MNKPKIAFVCVHNSCRSQIAEALGKHLASDTFESYSAGTEATPQINQDAVRLMKRLYGIDMEQTQHSKFLSEIPSADIVITMGCNEKCPSLPCKYREDWGLNDPSGMDDTVFLETITLIRDKILGLRDRIQNGTL; from the coding sequence ATGAATAAACCCAAAATAGCGTTTGTATGCGTCCATAATTCCTGCCGAAGCCAGATAGCTGAAGCACTTGGCAAGCACCTTGCCTCAGATACCTTTGAAAGCTATTCTGCCGGGACAGAAGCCACGCCACAGATCAACCAGGATGCAGTACGGCTTATGAAACGGCTTTACGGAATTGATATGGAGCAGACCCAGCATAGCAAGTTCCTGTCTGAGATTCCTTCGGCAGATATTGTTATAACGATGGGCTGCAATGAGAAGTGTCCGTCCCTGCCCTGCAAATATCGGGAAGATTGGGGACTTAACGATCCCAGCGGTATGGATGATACCGTTTTTTTAGAAACCATAACTCTCATCCGGGATAAAATTTTAGGCCTCAGAGATCGTATCCAAAACGGAACTTTATAA
- a CDS encoding pentapeptide repeat-containing protein: MTNDKVDRKYDNLITKLKIDCKKCSGLCCVALYCAKIDGFPGNKEAGTPCKYLDSDFRCKIHSKLADKNYKGCLAYDCFGAGQRTTQLYLPDGTWNMNPEQEDKLFNIFMIVYQLHQMLWYLVEAFALTSDQLLKSTIDLLITENEQMVQQPMDNLSTLDLSKYRSKVNKVLKQISVVISENASSNQIHGANYLGKDFKKANLDRKNFSMSLMIAASFSGCSLRKTNFLGADLRDANFKNTDLSESIFLTQMQINSAKGNSDTKIPINLSRPATWEK, from the coding sequence ATGACCAATGATAAAGTAGATCGTAAATATGATAATTTAATAACAAAGTTGAAAATTGATTGCAAGAAATGCAGCGGATTATGCTGTGTTGCTTTATACTGCGCAAAAATAGATGGTTTTCCTGGAAATAAAGAGGCTGGAACACCATGTAAATATCTGGATTCAGATTTTCGCTGCAAAATTCACTCCAAACTGGCCGACAAAAATTACAAAGGCTGTTTAGCCTATGACTGTTTCGGAGCGGGACAAAGAACAACCCAGCTTTATCTGCCAGATGGAACATGGAACATGAATCCGGAACAAGAGGATAAACTTTTTAATATATTTATGATTGTATATCAGTTACATCAGATGCTATGGTATCTGGTTGAGGCATTTGCTTTGACATCAGACCAACTTCTAAAATCAACAATTGATTTGCTTATCACAGAGAATGAACAAATGGTACAGCAGCCCATGGATAATCTTTCTACGCTGGATCTCTCAAAATACAGATCAAAAGTGAATAAAGTATTAAAACAAATAAGCGTCGTGATTTCGGAAAATGCTTCGTCAAATCAAATTCACGGTGCAAATTATTTGGGGAAAGATTTTAAGAAAGCAAATCTTGACAGAAAAAATTTCAGTATGTCATTAATGATCGCGGCAAGTTTTTCAGGATGCAGTTTAAGAAAGACTAATTTTTTAGGTGCTGACCTCCGTGACGCGAACTTCAAAAATACTGATTTGAGTGAGAGCATCTTTTTAACACAAATGCAGATTAATTCCGCAAAAGGAAATTCGGATACAAAAATCCCCATAAACTTATCCCGTCCAGCCACATGGGAAAAATGA
- a CDS encoding Na-translocating system protein MpsC family protein codes for MTKGQLEAKISEVVSKFEVEYMGRGPKMVRTYVLNDMIIVRLLGFLSPSEKKLTESAQGIELLKKVRTSLFEGGREYLEKLLTEVMDVTVISTHSDISTKTGEKIIVITVDRNLEEFYTVK; via the coding sequence ATGACAAAAGGTCAATTGGAAGCTAAAATCAGTGAAGTCGTCAGTAAATTTGAAGTTGAATATATGGGCAGGGGTCCAAAGATGGTCCGTACCTATGTATTAAATGACATGATCATTGTCAGGTTATTAGGATTTTTAAGCCCTTCTGAGAAAAAGCTTACGGAAAGTGCCCAGGGTATTGAATTGCTTAAAAAAGTCCGGACTTCCCTGTTTGAGGGCGGAAGAGAATACCTTGAGAAATTATTAACAGAAGTCATGGATGTGACCGTTATCAGCACTCATTCCGATATCAGCACCAAAACAGGTGAAAAGATCATTGTCATAACTGTTGATAGGAATTTAGAGGAGTTTTACACAGTTAAATAA